One Candidatus Nitronauta litoralis genomic window, GAAAGACCGCGGTGGTGATGTCTCGGTTCAAATCAAATTGGAGTTGTGGTAAATCGAGGTGGCATTGAATTGCAGTCCGTTTTTGAAACTCAGATGTTTCCCAGCGTACGGCTTCCGCCAGCCCCAGGACATCCAGGATTTGTGGACGCAATTCCGTGGCTATCCTCTGAACAGACTGGATGGTATTGTCAATTAACTTGCTCATTGTTCCGATCCGGTTCCGGGCCTCTCTCGAACCGGCCTTCAGGTCGTGGTGAAAACAGCTTAATTCCATCTTCAATGCCGTGAGGGTTTGCCCCAATTCATCATGCACTTCCCTGGCAATGTGGGTTTTTTCTTCTTCCCGCACTATTTGTAACTGATTGCTGAGTCGCCTTAGTTGTTCCTTCGATTCAATTAACTTGTTCTCTGCAAGAATTCGTTCTTCAATTTCATTTTCCAGATTTTCGTTGCTGGTATGGAGCGCCTTAATCAAACGGTCACGGAATCGTTCAAAGCGAAAAAGGGCAATACCCGTGACCAGGCTAATTAAAAAACACACCGTCATTAAGGTGAATTGGGTTATTTTAAAGTACTGCAAATCCGTTGCAATGAGCTGCTGAAAACGAAGCTTGATTTGATCCGCATTTCTTGTGAAGTCTGAGTATACCTCATCAAAATGATGGTCTATTGATGAGCCGGTTAAGGAGGTTGCGCGATGAGTAAAACGGCGTTGTGCAATTTCGCGAAACTCTTTTAGTTCCTGGATCACGTTTTTTACAATACGGCGCATTTCCTTATCTTTTACGCCTTCCAGCAAGGTTTGAGCATGCCCGTCTGCCTGGTCGAGATATTTTGAGACGGTCTTTGTGTTTTTGGTTGTGTCTCCAGCCAATATCTCCTCTACCCACATATGCGCGACCGCAACATTGAGTTTGATCTCGGTATCCGCGTTGATTAGGGGGGCATACACTGTAATCATGTCGAGGCCTTTTTGAAAACTGAATCCAACCATACCGATAACCAAAAGAGCTAGAATCCCCAGTGAGACCGGAATCCATTTCGGGGTAATTCCTGATTTTCCATGTGGGTAAGAAAGGAGTGTTTTCATGGGTTGGGCTGGTGTTTCGAATGAAATATTAATGCGGGACTTAGTCGTGCTTGATTTTTTAAGAATAAACTACTTTAGCAACCAAGAGCAATCGAACTTCTTCGATTCAAATTTATACATATTTAAATAATCAAGTCCAAATTTCTGTAATGTTTTGCCGTCATGCATTCAGATAAATTCATTGGTGACCCGCCATCCGAAGCCTGGATGTCCGTGGAAAGCTTTGGACATGATTAAATTTTAACTATGATGACCTCAATCACTTTTTCCTGGGCCGGGTCTCTGGCGGTGGCAATATTTTTGTTGGCTTATGCATTGGTGATTTTGGAGGAAAA contains:
- a CDS encoding sensor histidine kinase, with translation MKTLLSYPHGKSGITPKWIPVSLGILALLVIGMVGFSFQKGLDMITVYAPLINADTEIKLNVAVAHMWVEEILAGDTTKNTKTVSKYLDQADGHAQTLLEGVKDKEMRRIVKNVIQELKEFREIAQRRFTHRATSLTGSSIDHHFDEVYSDFTRNADQIKLRFQQLIATDLQYFKITQFTLMTVCFLISLVTGIALFRFERFRDRLIKALHTSNENLENEIEERILAENKLIESKEQLRRLSNQLQIVREEEKTHIAREVHDELGQTLTALKMELSCFHHDLKAGSREARNRIGTMSKLIDNTIQSVQRIATELRPQILDVLGLAEAVRWETSEFQKRTAIQCHLDLPQLQFDLNRDITTAVFRIFQEAMTNIARHSKAKVVKIALEIDAQQVTLDILDNGKGINSDEIINRNSLGLLGMHERAHFLNGCFNIYGKPTEGTRVRVSIPLELNGSIQK